The genome window CATCCAATCAAAAGACCTGCAAAAAATGGACTGCATCACCTGCCACAATCGTACCGCTCACGAAATTCCTGAGCCCTCCCGAGCCGTAGATCAATTACTGGCGAGAGGTTTAATCTCTACAAACATTCCTGCTATCAAGAAAAACGCTACGGCAGTGTTAAGCGCGAATTACCCAAGCCAGGAAGAGGCGCTTAAAGCCATTGAAGGGCTTAAAGAACTTTACCGCTCCCAGTATGCCAATTTCATGGTTGAGAATGAATCACTACTCGACCAGACAATTGAGCAATTAAAGCAAACCTACCTGCAAACCAATTTTCCTGAACAAAAAGTCAACTGGCAAACCCATCCCAATAATGCCGGGCATACCACATCACCCGGTTGTTTCCGCTGCCACGATGGCAAACACCTCAATCCGCAGCAAGAAGCCATTCGTCTGGAGTGCAACCTTTGCCATTCCATTCCGGTTGTCTCATCTCCGGATCAAATCACTGCCAGTTTGCAACTGAACAAGGGCTTCGAACCCGAATCTCATAAGAACCCCAACTGGATTACCCTCCATCGCACTATTTTTGACCAAACCTGCGCTGGATGCCATTCTACTGAGGATGCTGGAGGAACAAGCAATACCTCCTTCTGTTCCAATAGCGCCTGTCATGGTACTTCATGGACATTTGCCGGATTTGATGCCCCAAAATTACGCGCTGTGCTGGAAGAACAGGCAAGATTATTTGCCACCCCCACTCCCAAAGCGGAAGAAGAGCCAGCCAGTTACGGCACTGGAACTGAAACGCAAATCACCCCAACCCCAGCAATGGCTTCTTCGGAGCCAGATACTTATGCAACACTCCAAGACCTTCTCAAAACCAAATGCGGCGCCTGTCACGGGAGCAATGCAATGAAAGGGTTAAGTGTGCTGGATTACAACAGTTTAATGAAAGGCAGTACAAGCGGTGCCGTAATTCTGCCAGGAGATCCTGAAAACAGTCTGTTGGTCAAGGTGCAAAAAGGGCAACACCCGGGTAAATTCTCCACTGACGAACTTGAACGCATCCAACGCTGGATTCAAAGCGGGGCACCCGAAAAATAAACTGGAGAATTTTCCAATCATACCCAAAAAGTCGAGCGCGCTTGACGTTAACCTGCGTTAACATTCAGTTATGTTATACTGTTAACCGTTGTGAATTTTTTCGGGGAGGCAAGCCCTTATGAAAACCTTACTCATCATGCGGCACGGGAAATCTTCCTGGAAAGACCCCGACCTGCCAGACCGCGAAAGACCACTTGCCAAACGTGGGATTAAAGACTCCCGGAGAATGGGACTATTTATTCAAGAAAAAGAATTAATTCCTCAGCGAATTCTGTGCTCTTCGGCAAAACGAGCAGTTCAAACAGCGCAGCTCTTCTGCGAAACGTGTGGATGTCCAGACACGGTTGAAGTGCTGGACGAACTCTACATGGCGGAAGCCGAAATGTATATTCGTGCTCTGCAAACTTTACCCGATGAACTTGAACGGGTAATGATTATCGGACATAATCCTGGGCTGGAATTCCTTCTCCAAATGCTGAGCGGAGAACTGGTTTCCCTGCCTACCACCGTGGTTGCTCATCTGACATTGCCCGTTCAGCGTTGGTCTGAGTTAAATGAACATACTGAAGGTACTCTGATTGAGGTATGGAAACCCAAGGAATTACCAGAGGAAATTATTGAACAGGAAAAAGAACTGCGCAAAGAAGCCAAAGCCGCAGAAAAAGAAGTCAAAGGAAAGAAAGAGAAGAAAGAGAAAAAAGAAGAAAAAAAGGGAAAGAAAAAAGACAAGAAGAATGAATAGTCCTGTGCGCATCATCCGGTAACTCACCGGGTGATTTTTTTCAGAAAGAGGAACAAAATGACCAGCCACATCAAGCCTTTCGGGTTATGGGAAAGCCCAATTTCTCCCCAATTGCTCAGTCGGCGCGTACGTTTTGAAGATGTGCAGTGGACCCTGGACGGACAGTTTCTGGTGTGGACGGAGTCTCGCTCCGGTCAAACTGTGCCTGTCCTCTGCTCTCGCTCCGGGGTTCGTCGTGATTTGAACGCCATCCAATCCCTGCGAGGGGGTGTGGGGTATGGCGGTGGAGAGTTCAACCTTTCTGAAGAGTACCTGCTCTTTGTGGAGAGGGATGGACGCATTTATGCCCAACCTTTTCAGCATGGAACACCCCGTCCAATTACACCACCCTTTGGTGCCTGCGCCTCACCCGTAGCGTCTCCAGATGGCAAATGGGTGGTATTTGTCTGGAGTGACGGCATTCAGGATGTGCTGGGGATTGTGGATAGTCGTGGGCAACAATGGCCCCAAAAACTGGCTATAGGGGCAGATTTCTACATGCAACCGGCATGGCATCCACAAGGCAAATACTTGGCATGGGTGGAATGGAATCACCCCCACATGCCCTGGGATGGCTCAAGAGTGATGCTGGCAACCCTGGAAGGAACCACTCCCGTAATCCAGCACATGCAGGTTGTTGGCGGAGATGATCACACGCCCACTTTTCAACCAGCATTCTCCCCCGATGGTCAATGGTTATGCTTTGTCGAAGGGGGCGAAGAATGGGACAGGTTGATTCTGTTTCACTTATCCAGCGGAGCAAGACAGGTGTTGTACGCCCCTGAACAGGCTCATCTCATGGTCCCGGCGTGGGTCCAGGGATTGCGAACGCTGGCATGGGCACCTGATAGCCAAGCCATTTACGTCGTGCAAAATGCTCTGGGGCAGTCTAATCTCTCCCGCATCAGTTTGGATGGCAAAGTAGAGTTCGTTTCCACCTCACCTTACACCTGGCTCAGTCAAATCACTGTTTCCCCTAAAGACGATGTTCTGGCATTTATCGCTTCTTCTCCAAACACCCCCAATCAGATTGTCATCCTGGACCAACATGGTTTTCATACCCTGGCTTACAGTGAATCGGAAATGATCTCTCCGGAATTTTACCCCGTGCCTGAGTCCCTTACATGGGAAACCAGCGGTGGTATGACGGCTTATGGACTGTATTATCCGCCTTCCAACCCTCAATTTCAGGGGCAGGGACTTCCGCCTGCCATCTTCAACGTCCATGGCGGTCCAACCAGTCAGGCAACCATGGCGTATAACCCTGAAGCCGCGTACTTTACCAGCCGCGGATATGCGTACGTTGAAGTGAACTACCGGGGAAGCACAGGCTATGGACGCCGTTATCGGGAGGCGTTGAAAGGAAACTGGGGCAAAGTCGATGTCGAGGACGCCGTCACCTGCGCCCAAGCGCTTGCCGAACGTCAGTTAGCCGACCCCAAGCGTTTGATTATCAAAGGTGGAAGCGCAGGCGGATATACCGTGTTAAACGCCCTGGCGCATTTCCCCGGCACATTCAAAGCCGGTGTTTGTCTCTACGGCGTTAGTAATCTCTTCATGCTGGACATGGATACCCATAAATTCGAAGCACGCTATACGGCTTCGCTGGTCGGAGAATTACCCGAGGCGGCACAGAAATATCACGACTGGTCACCTGTTTTTCATGCCCGCAATATCCGCGATCCCCTGATCATCTTTCAGGGAAGCGAAGATAAAGTGGTCCCGCCCAATCAGTCTGAGGTAATTGTCAAAGCCTTACAGCAAACCGGAACGCCACACCGCTATGTTCTCTATGAAGGGGAAGGGCATGGGTTCAGGAAATCGGAAACCATCCTGAACTACTACCAGGAACTGGAGCGTTTTCTGTTGCAGTACGTTCTTTTTGCGCCATAAATCTGGCAGGGTTAAGGCTGAATCTGCGACAATTGATTCAGGAATTGAATTAAGAGCACCTCGTATTCTTGAGGTGCTTTGTCTTTATATTGTCCATGGTCAGCGCCGGGAACAATCCATAAGGTTTTGGGCTCTTTTGCCGCCTGGTATTGATCCAGTGCACGGGTGTCGAGGGCTTCCTTTTCCCCAAAAATCAGAAGGATCGGGCGCGGAGCAATTTTTTCCAAATCCTCAATGGGGCGAATGGCTTCAATTGGCATTCCCAAACGTATCCCCAGGAGAAAGGCTACCCCATGCTGAAGTTGCCAGCGCAACGAGAAAGGCACTGCGGGAGGAGTATCCAAAACCTCTTCTTTCAGAGAAGGGTAATTGCCTTCTGTGATGACCGCCACCACTTGAGGATTCCTTGCCGCCAACCTTATCCCCGCCACTCCCCCCGCAGAAAAGCCAAGAATAGCCACCTGTTCCACCTCAGGCTGACTTTGTATCCACTCCAGAGCCACCTGCGCGTCTTCACTTTCCCGAACCCCCAGGGTGGCTGGCAACCCCGCACAAACACGGCTATCCACGGAGAGTACACCAAAGCCATGTTGAGCCAATAGTCTGGCTTCCCACATCAGGCTATCTCTGCTGGAACCGTGTCCTCCCAGCAACAGAACCGCCACTCCATTTCGGGGAGGATGCCACCATCCTTTCAAGCGTTCCCCAGAAGGCAATGAAACGGAGCAATCTTCAAAACCGAAAGGGGAATTCTCCATTAAGTATACACAGGCAGGATGAAGTAAACGGTCTACGTATTGCTGACTGACATACAAAATTCCCCCGCTCCAGCCAGCACCCAGAGCAATCCAGAAAATTAACAGCAGTTTGAAAATGTTTCTGGAGAGTTTCAATCGTGATCTTCGGGTTCTACATGAACATAAGCCCGATCTACCTCGGGGAGCGCTTCCAGGCGCTCGATCACCTCGTCGGCAATCTGATGTGCCTCGTTAAGGGTCATCTGCCCATTCACGTTGACGTGCAAATCTACGACCAGTTGGGGACCGGTGTACTCACTCATCAAATG of Anaerolinea thermophila UNI-1 contains these proteins:
- a CDS encoding alpha/beta hydrolase, producing the protein MKLSRNIFKLLLIFWIALGAGWSGGILYVSQQYVDRLLHPACVYLMENSPFGFEDCSVSLPSGERLKGWWHPPRNGVAVLLLGGHGSSRDSLMWEARLLAQHGFGVLSVDSRVCAGLPATLGVRESEDAQVALEWIQSQPEVEQVAILGFSAGGVAGIRLAARNPQVVAVITEGNYPSLKEEVLDTPPAVPFSLRWQLQHGVAFLLGIRLGMPIEAIRPIEDLEKIAPRPILLIFGEKEALDTRALDQYQAAKEPKTLWIVPGADHGQYKDKAPQEYEVLLIQFLNQLSQIQP
- a CDS encoding SixA phosphatase family protein gives rise to the protein MKTLLIMRHGKSSWKDPDLPDRERPLAKRGIKDSRRMGLFIQEKELIPQRILCSSAKRAVQTAQLFCETCGCPDTVEVLDELYMAEAEMYIRALQTLPDELERVMIIGHNPGLEFLLQMLSGELVSLPTTVVAHLTLPVQRWSELNEHTEGTLIEVWKPKELPEEIIEQEKELRKEAKAAEKEVKGKKEKKEKKEEKKGKKKDKKNE
- a CDS encoding S9 family peptidase produces the protein MTSHIKPFGLWESPISPQLLSRRVRFEDVQWTLDGQFLVWTESRSGQTVPVLCSRSGVRRDLNAIQSLRGGVGYGGGEFNLSEEYLLFVERDGRIYAQPFQHGTPRPITPPFGACASPVASPDGKWVVFVWSDGIQDVLGIVDSRGQQWPQKLAIGADFYMQPAWHPQGKYLAWVEWNHPHMPWDGSRVMLATLEGTTPVIQHMQVVGGDDHTPTFQPAFSPDGQWLCFVEGGEEWDRLILFHLSSGARQVLYAPEQAHLMVPAWVQGLRTLAWAPDSQAIYVVQNALGQSNLSRISLDGKVEFVSTSPYTWLSQITVSPKDDVLAFIASSPNTPNQIVILDQHGFHTLAYSESEMISPEFYPVPESLTWETSGGMTAYGLYYPPSNPQFQGQGLPPAIFNVHGGPTSQATMAYNPEAAYFTSRGYAYVEVNYRGSTGYGRRYREALKGNWGKVDVEDAVTCAQALAERQLADPKRLIIKGGSAGGYTVLNALAHFPGTFKAGVCLYGVSNLFMLDMDTHKFEARYTASLVGELPEAAQKYHDWSPVFHARNIRDPLIIFQGSEDKVVPPNQSEVIVKALQQTGTPHRYVLYEGEGHGFRKSETILNYYQELERFLLQYVLFAP
- a CDS encoding NapC/NirT family cytochrome c; the protein is MSKFKQALNQFFFPPATAKLWVRLIPFVVVAFLTVVLLGFASFAWEESNSPSFCGLTCHTMPPEYATYQASPHTNVTCEDCHMGRDRLPVMIGRKIGYSWQTGTAMLTGSYEYPIVAKNMRPARDACENCHKPEKFSTDTLVEIKHYAEDEANTPSSVFMVVKTGGGTQREGLGYGIHWHIENPVYFYATDRERQDIPYVVVENPDGSKTEYIDVESGFDPASIQSKDLQKMDCITCHNRTAHEIPEPSRAVDQLLARGLISTNIPAIKKNATAVLSANYPSQEEALKAIEGLKELYRSQYANFMVENESLLDQTIEQLKQTYLQTNFPEQKVNWQTHPNNAGHTTSPGCFRCHDGKHLNPQQEAIRLECNLCHSIPVVSSPDQITASLQLNKGFEPESHKNPNWITLHRTIFDQTCAGCHSTEDAGGTSNTSFCSNSACHGTSWTFAGFDAPKLRAVLEEQARLFATPTPKAEEEPASYGTGTETQITPTPAMASSEPDTYATLQDLLKTKCGACHGSNAMKGLSVLDYNSLMKGSTSGAVILPGDPENSLLVKVQKGQHPGKFSTDELERIQRWIQSGAPEK